A single Candidatus Deferrimicrobiaceae bacterium DNA region contains:
- a CDS encoding phosphomannose isomerase type II C-terminal cupin domain codes for MSLNLQDRIANFFNRLAGKRGDRPWGYYLVLFVDEGYKVKRFLVHPGQRLSLQRHQKRAEHWHIVQGNAIVTRGDEELPLSAGDNVSIPLGAVHRVQNVGNNDLVIIEVQTGAYVGEDDIERLADDYNRH; via the coding sequence ATGTCGCTGAACCTTCAAGATCGCATCGCCAACTTCTTCAACAGACTTGCCGGCAAACGCGGCGATCGCCCCTGGGGCTATTACCTGGTGCTCTTCGTCGACGAGGGCTACAAGGTCAAACGGTTCCTGGTCCATCCCGGGCAACGCCTGAGCCTCCAGCGTCATCAGAAGCGGGCCGAGCACTGGCACATCGTCCAGGGAAATGCGATCGTCACGCGTGGAGACGAAGAACTTCCGCTCTCGGCCGGCGATAACGTGAGCATCCCGCTGGGTGCGGTTCACAGGGTCCAGAACGTCGGGAATAACGACCTGGTCATCATCGAAGTCCAGACCGGCGCCTACGTCGGCGAGGATGACATCGAGCGCCTCGCGGACGATTACAACCGTCATTGA
- a CDS encoding adenine phosphoribosyltransferase, whose translation MLSDLKNQIRNIPDFPIKGIQFKDITTLLADPTSFQETIDLISHRYFDKKIDAVVGIEARGFVMGAALAYKLGTGVILVRKAGKLPHKTVSADYDLEYGKDKLEIHADSITPGMRVIIADDILATGGTVSAVSGMLEHMGAEIVECCFLAELRFLSGRQKLAPRKVFSLIEFDE comes from the coding sequence ATGTTAAGCGACCTCAAGAATCAGATCCGGAATATTCCCGATTTCCCGATCAAGGGAATCCAGTTCAAGGACATCACGACCCTTCTGGCCGATCCGACCTCGTTCCAGGAAACGATCGACCTGATCTCCCATCGTTATTTCGACAAGAAGATCGACGCGGTGGTCGGAATCGAGGCCCGCGGATTCGTCATGGGCGCTGCACTGGCCTACAAGCTCGGAACGGGGGTCATCCTGGTTCGCAAGGCGGGGAAACTGCCGCACAAAACCGTTTCCGCCGACTATGACCTCGAATACGGCAAGGACAAGCTAGAGATCCACGCGGATTCCATCACGCCCGGGATGCGTGTCATCATCGCCGACGACATTCTCGCAACCGGAGGAACCGTCTCCGCCGTTTCGGGCATGCTCGAACACATGGGAGCCGAGATCGTCGAATGCTGCTTCCTGGCAGAGTTGCGGTTCCTGAGCGGCCGCCAGAAACTTGCCCCCCGGAAGGTATTTTCCCTGATCGAATTCGACGAGTAA
- the surE gene encoding 5'/3'-nucleotidase SurE yields MRKSSAKPPLIVVSNDDGIRSAGIRALAAAMSEIGTVVVVAPDRERSAAGHSLSLSRPLRVDELSPGWYSVDGTPTDCVNLAVNGILRRKKIALVVSGINKGANMGDDITYSGTVAAAMEGTLLRLPSIAFSLATWERFDFVKAAEFAKRVALNVLEKGLPPDTLLNVNVPAVPDNEIRGVRVTRMGRRIYGDAIVRKRDPRGRFYYWIGGDALSHEEVPGSDLEAVEEGYISVTPLHLDLTRYDSLKPLRRWKW; encoded by the coding sequence TTGCGCAAGTCTTCCGCAAAGCCCCCGCTGATCGTGGTGTCCAACGACGACGGTATCCGGTCGGCCGGCATTCGCGCGCTTGCCGCCGCCATGTCCGAGATCGGCACCGTCGTGGTCGTGGCGCCCGACCGCGAGCGCAGCGCCGCCGGCCACTCGCTATCCCTCTCTCGCCCCCTGCGCGTCGACGAACTGTCCCCCGGCTGGTATTCCGTCGACGGAACGCCGACCGATTGCGTCAACCTGGCGGTCAACGGCATCCTGCGCCGCAAGAAGATCGCCCTCGTCGTCTCCGGGATCAACAAAGGAGCGAACATGGGCGACGACATCACCTATTCCGGGACCGTCGCGGCAGCCATGGAGGGAACGCTCCTCAGGCTTCCGTCGATCGCGTTCTCGCTGGCGACGTGGGAGCGATTCGATTTCGTGAAAGCGGCCGAGTTCGCGAAGCGGGTCGCCCTGAACGTGCTCGAAAAAGGATTGCCGCCCGATACGCTCCTCAATGTGAACGTTCCGGCCGTTCCCGATAATGAGATTCGCGGCGTCCGCGTCACCCGGATGGGAAGGCGGATCTACGGGGACGCGATCGTCCGGAAACGCGATCCAAGGGGACGGTTCTATTATTGGATCGGCGGCGATGCGCTTTCTCATGAAGAGGTTCCCGGATCCGATCTTGAGGCCGTCGAGGAGGGCTATATCTCGGTGACCCCCCTTCATCTCGATCTGACCCGGTACGATTCGCTGAAGCCGCTACGGCGCTGGAAATGGTGA
- a CDS encoding integration host factor subunit alpha, whose amino-acid sequence MTKADLVDIVYEKVGLSKKEAQEIVEDIFDTLKHTLKSGDKIKISGFGNFVLRDKRPRKGRNPQTGDDIEITARRVLTFRPSQILKAFINEPPKS is encoded by the coding sequence ATGACGAAAGCAGACCTGGTTGACATCGTTTACGAGAAGGTAGGCCTTTCCAAGAAAGAGGCACAGGAAATCGTCGAGGATATCTTCGACACGCTTAAGCACACCCTCAAGTCGGGGGACAAGATCAAAATCTCCGGTTTCGGAAACTTCGTCTTGCGCGACAAGCGCCCGCGGAAGGGGCGCAACCCGCAAACCGGCGATGACATCGAAATCACCGCCCGCAGGGTCCTGACTTTCCGTCCGAGCCAGATCCTCAAGGCGTTCATCAACGAACCGCCCAAGAGTTGA
- the pheT gene encoding phenylalanine--tRNA ligase subunit beta: MKILYSWLREFIDTRLSPFQLQEALTMGGIEVSSCRFLGDGLDHVVVAKILEKKPHPNADKLSLCRVTDGEREYPIVCGAKNMAAGDHVALSKIGAKLPNGIEIKKAKIRGEISEGMLCSETELRLAEESAGIMILPADSVPGTPLAVALGLSDHLLEVEITPNRGDCLSVLGVAREVAALTGEKVVLPDTPIHEMGPEAKTLASVAVTDPDLCPRYSARVMTGLTIGPSPAWMQRRLSLCGIRPINNVVDITNYLLLEVGQPMHAFDLDRLAGGRIDVRRSGIEREFVTLDNVKRKALPEMLLIWDGERPVAVAGVMGGQNTEVLAETKRVLFESAHFAPSAIRFAARRMGISSESSYRFERGVDPAGTLYAVQRATSLLSQITQATVAPGIIDIGGDRDFTRTVPFRPEQADRIIGRVYGADSCRSIFDRLGFPVSVPEAGAWQVGVSSNRFDIEREIDLIEEIARLTGYDTIPTTFPGSETGPEFSADDRFTAAVERGSEYLRTQGFSQVINYSFVSEKELLRLGARIGFDAADAMRLANPLSDDMTVMRPDLLAGLLHNVSSNVRRFIDEIRLFETGKAFGKSYERFHFEEPRIAFALYGHRLPGAWSGAHEGVDFFDVKGISEGVLNVLGAGPVHFVPTGSRPFYVEGQAADIIMKGEIVGWVGVISHDLLSEFNIERPVCYAELRLPVALSNEPHPALHREIPKFPPVFRDYACIVPSVAAVGDILAMVRELSPEIASASVFDVFTSDKIGEGKKSIAFRVKLQPSDRTLTESEVNSIHTKILNLLDNRFGGKIRTS; the protein is encoded by the coding sequence TTGAAGATCCTGTATTCCTGGCTTCGAGAGTTCATCGACACCCGCTTGTCGCCCTTTCAGTTGCAAGAGGCACTGACCATGGGTGGCATCGAGGTCTCCTCCTGTCGGTTTCTCGGTGACGGACTCGATCACGTCGTCGTCGCGAAGATCCTCGAGAAAAAACCTCACCCCAACGCGGACAAGCTTTCCCTTTGCCGGGTAACCGACGGGGAGCGCGAATACCCGATCGTCTGTGGTGCGAAGAACATGGCTGCCGGCGATCACGTCGCCCTCTCGAAAATCGGCGCAAAGCTGCCCAACGGGATCGAGATCAAAAAGGCCAAGATCCGCGGCGAGATATCCGAGGGGATGCTCTGCTCAGAGACAGAGTTGAGACTTGCCGAGGAATCCGCGGGGATCATGATCCTGCCGGCCGACTCGGTTCCCGGCACCCCCCTGGCCGTGGCGCTCGGACTTTCCGACCACCTGCTCGAGGTCGAGATCACCCCCAACCGGGGCGATTGCCTGAGCGTTCTCGGCGTCGCTCGCGAGGTTGCCGCCCTGACCGGCGAAAAGGTGGTCCTCCCCGACACCCCGATTCATGAAATGGGACCCGAGGCCAAGACTCTGGCTTCGGTTGCCGTGACCGACCCCGATCTCTGCCCCCGCTATTCCGCCCGGGTCATGACCGGCCTGACGATCGGGCCATCGCCGGCCTGGATGCAGAGACGACTGTCGCTTTGCGGCATTCGTCCGATCAACAACGTCGTCGACATCACCAACTACCTGTTGCTCGAGGTCGGGCAACCGATGCATGCCTTCGACCTCGATCGTCTCGCGGGAGGCCGTATCGACGTCCGGCGCTCCGGGATCGAGCGGGAGTTCGTCACGCTCGACAACGTCAAGCGAAAGGCATTGCCCGAGATGCTGCTCATCTGGGACGGAGAGCGCCCCGTCGCAGTCGCCGGCGTCATGGGCGGTCAGAACACCGAGGTGCTCGCAGAGACCAAACGCGTGCTTTTCGAGAGCGCCCACTTCGCACCTTCGGCGATCCGGTTCGCCGCCCGCCGCATGGGGATCTCCAGCGAATCCTCCTATCGGTTCGAGCGCGGTGTCGACCCCGCCGGAACCCTCTATGCCGTCCAACGCGCGACCTCGCTCCTGTCGCAGATCACACAAGCGACCGTCGCCCCGGGGATCATCGACATCGGAGGCGACCGCGACTTCACGCGGACGGTCCCGTTTCGACCCGAACAGGCCGACCGCATCATCGGGCGCGTCTATGGCGCCGACAGCTGCCGTTCGATTTTCGATCGGCTCGGGTTCCCTGTTTCCGTACCCGAGGCGGGGGCATGGCAGGTCGGCGTCTCTTCCAATCGCTTCGATATCGAGCGCGAGATCGACCTGATCGAGGAAATCGCCCGGCTGACCGGATACGACACGATCCCGACGACCTTTCCCGGGTCAGAGACAGGGCCCGAATTCTCGGCGGACGACCGCTTCACCGCCGCGGTCGAGCGAGGGAGCGAATACCTTCGGACCCAGGGCTTCTCGCAGGTCATCAACTATTCCTTCGTCTCCGAAAAAGAGCTGTTGCGCCTGGGAGCCCGGATCGGCTTCGATGCCGCCGATGCGATGCGGCTTGCCAATCCGCTCTCGGACGACATGACAGTGATGCGCCCGGATCTCCTGGCAGGCCTGCTCCACAACGTCTCGTCGAATGTCCGCCGCTTTATCGACGAGATCCGCTTGTTCGAAACGGGCAAGGCATTCGGAAAATCGTACGAGCGCTTCCATTTCGAAGAACCCCGGATCGCCTTCGCCCTGTATGGCCACCGTCTTCCCGGCGCCTGGTCGGGGGCCCACGAGGGGGTCGATTTTTTCGACGTCAAGGGGATATCCGAAGGCGTTCTGAACGTTTTGGGGGCAGGCCCGGTCCACTTCGTTCCGACCGGCTCCCGGCCATTCTACGTAGAGGGACAGGCGGCCGACATCATCATGAAGGGGGAGATCGTCGGCTGGGTTGGCGTAATTTCCCACGACCTTCTATCCGAATTCAATATAGAACGACCGGTCTGCTACGCTGAATTGCGTCTCCCCGTTGCGCTTTCTAACGAGCCGCATCCGGCCCTCCACCGGGAAATCCCGAAATTTCCCCCCGTGTTCAGGGACTACGCCTGCATCGTCCCCTCGGTGGCGGCGGTGGGGGACATCCTGGCCATGGTGCGCGAGCTTTCGCCCGAGATCGCATCCGCATCGGTTTTCGATGTCTTTACGAGCGACAAGATCGGGGAGGGAAAGAAAAGCATCGCCTTCCGGGTCAAACTGCAACCGTCCGACAGGACCTTGACCGAATCAGAGGTTAATAGTATACATACCAAGATATTAAATTTATTGGACAATCGCTTCGGCGGAAAGATTCGCACCTCGTGA
- a CDS encoding MerR family transcriptional regulator, with protein sequence MNRSTTLDVTSPAIPDKFYFKIGEVSELLGVKPYVVRFWETEFNLATAKNRSSHRIYKRHEVEILLEIRQMLHVERFTIEGARLQLKDRMKEKQRQLALDLKENPHKSALRLVKKELVAIKSILDRR encoded by the coding sequence TTGAACCGATCGACGACACTCGACGTGACATCCCCCGCGATTCCCGATAAATTCTATTTCAAAATCGGGGAAGTCAGCGAACTTCTCGGCGTCAAGCCCTATGTCGTTCGCTTCTGGGAAACCGAGTTCAACCTCGCGACAGCAAAAAACCGCTCCAGCCATCGCATCTACAAAAGGCACGAAGTCGAAATCCTGCTTGAAATTCGCCAGATGCTTCACGTAGAACGATTCACGATCGAAGGCGCACGCTTGCAGCTGAAAGACCGCATGAAAGAGAAGCAACGACAGCTTGCCCTCGACCTGAAGGAAAATCCGCACAAGTCGGCCCTTCGCCTGGTCAAGAAAGAGCTTGTCGCCATCAAGTCGATTCTGGACCGCCGATAG